In Isoptericola variabilis 225, the genomic window CCGGGGCACCTGCGTTCACCCTGGGGAAGCCGAACGTGATGGCGTCCGCGTCGTTCCCGGGCATGTAGTTCGTGTCGTACGCGATGAGCCCGTCACCGTTGCCGTCGTAGTGCTCGAGCTGGCCGACGCCGTCCTTCTCGAAGTAGTACGCGAACCGCTCGGCGAGCTCGGGGCCGCCGCCGTGCACGTTGAACGCCTCGAGGCCGGCAGTGCCGAGGTACTGCGAGTAGTGGTTGTTCCAGCTCGTGTGCCCGGGGCTGTCGAGGAACGCCGAGCTCCCGGAGAGCTCCCCGACGTTGAGGATCTGGCCGTACGCGAGGTACGGGTTGCGGATCCACTTGGTGTCCTGGAGGTGCATGGGCTGCGTCAGGACGACCGCGTTCTGGTAGAGGTTCACGCCCTCGATCGTCGTCGGGTACTGGTAGACGTAGCCCGGCTCGTCGGCGTCGAGACTGTTGTACCGCTCGCCCCACCACCGGTAGACGATCGCCTTCTCGATCGCAGGGTCCGGCACGTCGATGTAGGGGATGTCGGCGGCCCAGCGCTCGTTGAACTCGGTGACCGCCTTCCGGAACGCCTGGTCGGGCGCCATCTTCGCGTACTGGCGGAAGTCCTTGGCGGACTGCTCCATCGCGTCGGAGTGCAGGACGCCGACCACCGACAGGTCGACCGTCTTCCCGGCGCGCACCGTCACCTCGCGCTGCAGCGCGCCGTCGGCCCGGGTGAAGCCGTGCGCCTTGAGCCCGACGGTCACCTCGGACCACGGGGTGTCGACGAGGCCGTTGTTCGACCCGCTCGAGAGCGTCCGGGTGCCGACCAGCTCGTCGCCGGCGTCGGCGGGCGTCGTCGCGAGCGGCGACTCGGCCCGCAGGGTGAGCGTCACGTCGGCGTTGCCGTCGTTCGTGAGCTTGATGGCCGTGACGGCCACGTTCTCGTACGTGATGAACTTGCGGAGGTCGGCACGGACGCCTGTCGAACCGATCGTGTAGCGCGACGACGCGTGGCTCGGCGCGTTGAACCGTTCGGAGCCGACCTCGCTGACGGCCTGGCCGGGCACGGTCACCGTGTACAGGTCGCCGAGGTTGTTCGGGCCCCCGGCGAACGCGTTGCCGGCGAATCCCATCACCTGGAAGTTCCGCTGAGTGGCACCGCGCATGTACAGGGTGCGGCCGCGGGTCTGCAGGACGGTGTTGTTCGCCGTGCCGTGGACGCCGAGGATCCGGTCGAGGTAGAAGTCGGTGCCGCCCCCGGCCCGGTCGGCCTCGAAGATCGCCCGATGCATGCTGCCGGCGGTGTAGGGCACCCCCGGCTCGAGCGCCGCCTGGACCTCGTCGAGGTGGCTGTAGGTCGGTTCGCCGATGTCCATCGAGTCGGTCAGCCCGTCCGTGTACACACCGACGTCCTCCTCGTTGCCCGGCAGCACCGACGACGTGGTGCTCGCCGCGGCCGGTGAGTGGTACGCCGCCGGCGGCGAGCACCGCGCCGATCGAGACCCCCGCCACGCTCCGTAGGAATGTTCGTGCCGACATCACCCTGTCCTCTCCGTCGACGACTGGGACGCGCCTCGGCCCTGAGGCGGTCCGGCTCCCACAGTCAAGCACTGGGCGCGCACAAGCAGCAATGGTTTTCGGGGTTTTCGGTCGGAGACCCGCACTTCCCGAGCAATACAGCCAAGGATGCTGCGAAACTCGTTTCTGAGGCGTGTCAGAGCACCGGGAGCCACACCCGCATGGTCGACGGCCCACGGTTGGCCCAGTCGTGATAGGGCACGAGCGTGACGTCGGTGGCCGGCCCGAGCACGGGGCGTTCCGCGGGCGTCTCGGCCGCGGGAGCGTACGGCCACGGCGCCTCGTCGTGCCGGACCGCGGCGACACGGACGACCACGCCGTCCTCGGTCCGGCGCGGCGGCGTGCTCACGTCGACCGCGACGGCGGAGACGTCGTCGAGGCCTGCGGGCGCCAGGTCGACGGACTCGAGGCACAGCACCTCGGGTCCACGCTGCACGGCGACGCAGCCACGGATCGCGTCGATGCGAGGATCGGCGGCCACGAAGCGCGGGGCGACGTCGAGCTCGAGCGTCACGACCGAGCCGGAGCGGGCACCGCTGACGCGCACGGACCCCGGTCCGACCCGCTCCGGTGCGGCGCCGTCCACGGCCACGAAGGCCTCGGACGACCACGCCGGGACGCGCAGCGTGAGCGTCCAGTCGGCGTCGGGCGCCTCCAGCACCGAGATCTCGACGCGTCCGTCGTCCGGGTAGCGCGTCACGACGTCGACGGCGACCGGCGATCCGTCGGGCAGCGAGGTGCGGATCTCGCACGGGGCGTACTGGTGCAGCTGCAGGCCCCCGTCGTCGACGGTCGCGACGTACGCGGCAAGGCTGGCGAACGTCCGCGCGACGTTCGGCGGGCAGCACGACACCTCGAACCACGGCGCTCGGAGCGACGCCTCGGCTCTCTTGCTGATCTCGTCGACGGAGGCGTGCTCGGCCGGGACCCGCTGGTGCAGGGTGTTCGCGTAGAAGAACGCACGACCGTCGTGCGACGGCGACGTCGCGACGACGTTCAGGAGCGTGCGCTCGACGGCGTCGGCGTAGACCGGGTCGGCCTCGGCGAGGAGCAGGCGCCACGACACCATGACGGAGCCCACGCCGGCGCAGGTCTCGGAGTACGCCCGGTCGGGCGGGAGGACCCAGTCGTCGCCGAAGGCCTCGTCCTGGTGGTGCGACCCCTGGCCACCGGTCACGTAGGTGCGACGCGCCTGCGTGCGGTGCCACTGCGCGGTCACCGAGGCCAGCAGCGCGTCGTCGCCGTGCTCGACGGCGACGTCGATCGCACCGGCGGCCAGGTAGTTCGCCCGCACGGCATGGCCGCGGAAGACCGTGGCGTCCCGGACCGGGACGTCGTCCTGGTAGTAGGACCGCCCCCACTCGATGTCGGCGAGCACGCCACGACCCCGGCGTTCGACGAACAGCCGCGCCTGCTCGAGGTAGCGCGGCTCGTCGAGCGCACGCCCGAGCTCGGCCAGGCCCACCTCGATCTCCGGGTGGCCGCAGACGCCGGCGTTCGCGTCCCGGCCGAACGTGGCGCACACGTGGTCGGCGCTGCGGCGCGCGACCTCGACGATCAGGTCGTCCCGGTGGCCGGTCCGGACCCGCGCGACGGCCGCCTGCATGAGGTGGCCCTGGCAGTAGAGCTCGTGCCCCCACTCGAGGTCGGAGTACCGCGGCTGCTGCCCCGGCCGACCGAACATCGTGCCGACGTACCCGTCGGGCTCCTGCGCGGCGGCGACGCGCCGCACGATCGCCGCGAACCGGCGCTCGAGCTGGTCGTCGGGCCGGCGCCCCAGCTCCCACGCCATCGCCTCGAGAAGCTTGTACACCTCCGAGTCGCTGAACTCCCGGCCGCGCCGGTCCTCGGGCAGGGTCCCCCTCACCGCCGCGTCGAAGTTGCCGAGCCACCCCTCCCGCTCGAGCCAGTGCTCGATGTGGGAGAGCGTCGCGGTGCCGTTGACGTCCTGGCGGCGCGCCCACGGGCCACCCGTGATCCGGACCTCGTCCAGGCCGAGGGGCAGCAGTCGGCCGCGTGACGGCACGACGGGTGCGGACGTCGTGCCGGCGCGGCGTCGGGTCGGTGAAAGGGTCACGTGAGTCTCCCGGGAAGTGGCGGATGCGGTGGGACGTCGTCAGCCCTTGAGGGCGCCGGACATGAATCCGCGGACGTAGTGCCGCTGGAGCAGGAGGAAGAGCACGATGCACGGCAGCGCGAGGACCACGACCCCGGCCTCGGTCGCCCCGTAGTCGACGATGCCCATGACCTGGGCGCGCATGTTCGCCACGGCCAGCGGGAGCGGCATGCGGTCGGTGTCGGAGATGAGGATCAGAGGGGCGATGAAGTCGTTCCACGACGCGAGGAACGCGAACAGCCCCACGGTGACGATTCCGGGCTTGACCGCGGGAAGCATCACCGTGCGCAGCGCGCGGAAGGACGAGCACCCGTCGACGAGCGCCGCCTCGTCGAGCTCGCGCGGCACGGCGTCGAACGAGATCCGCATCATGAAGGTGGCGAAGGGCAGCTGGAACACGGTGAGCACGAGCGCGAGCCCGAGCAGCGAGTTCTGCAGCCCCAGCGTGTTGAGCAGCACGTACAGCGGGATGAGCAGCGTCGCGTAGGGCACCATGAGGATCGCGAGCGTCACGAGGAAGAGGACGTCGCGCCCGGGGAACCGGAACCTCGAGAAGGCGTAGCCGCCGAGCAGCGAGACGGTCATGGTGAACAGGACCGTGAGGCCCGCCACGATCGTCGAGTTGAGGAGGTACTGCCACAGGCCCGCCTGGTAGTCGACGAGCGCCGCGTAGTTGCCGAGGCCCCAGCCGCCGACCTGGCTGCTTCCCGGCTGCGGGGACACGGACGCGACCCCCGCCCAGACGAGCGGGTAGACGAAGACGACGGCGAGGGCCGTCGTGAACACCCAGTACGGGGTCCGCAGGGCGATGCCGGCGAGACGGGTGCGCGGCGCCCGCGGCGCGGGGCGGCGCGTGGGCGAGGGCGTCGGGCGGTCGAGCGTAGGGGCGGTCATGTCATCCCTCCTGCCCGGCGCGCATCGCGCGCAGCTGAGCCACGTTCACGACGACGAGCGCCGCGAGGACGACGATCGAGAGGGCGGCGGCCACGCCGAGGTCGTTCTGTCCCTGGAACGCCACGTTGTAGATCAGCTGGACCACCGTGAGCGTGCTGTTGTCCGGGCCGCCCTTGGTCAGGATGTAGAACTGGTCGAACGCCAGCAGGGAGCCGGTCACGCAGAGCACCGTGCACAGGGCCAGCGAGGGTCGCAGCAGCGGCAGGGTCACGCGAGAGAAGATCTGCCACCGGTTGGCGCCGTCCATGCGGGCCGCCTCCATCACGTCGTGCGGGATGCCCTGCAGACCCACCATGAGCAGCAGCATGTAGAACCCGGCGAAGCGCCAGACGATGAGGAACACCGTGGACCACAGGGCGCCGTCGGGGGAGCCGAGGAAGGACACGGGGCCGTCCACGATCCCGAGCCGGCGCAGCAGCGGGGAGAGGGGACCGACCTGAGGCGAGTAGAGCGCGTAGAACAGGAGCGACGCGGAGGCCAGGCCGAGCGCACTCGGGACGAGGATCGCGGTGCGCAGGGCGTTGGTCCACCGGCTGGACTCCTGCACGAGCAGCGCCAGACCGAGGCCCAGGCCGATCAGCAGGACGGTGGCGATCACCGTGTACTTCACGGTGAAGACGACCGACTCCCAGAAGAACCGGTGCCCGAGGGCGTCGCTGTAGTTGGCGGGGAAGTTCACTCCCCGGTTGCCGGCGAGCAGCGGCCAGTCCGAGACGGACATCTGCCCGACGAGAAGGATCGGCAGGACGAAGAGCACGACGACGAACAGCGCGGTCGGTGCGGCGTACGCCCAGCCCTCGCGGGCCTGGCGCCGGGCGACCACCGCTGGTCGGTGACGAGTGGCGGGCACGGTAGCTCCTGGGTCGGGTGGAGGGTCGGGCGCGCCGGCCGCGGCCGGCGCGCCCGACCCTGCGGTCACTGCGAGAGGACCGCGGTGATCTCCTCGTTGTC contains:
- a CDS encoding carbohydrate ABC transporter permease, yielding MPATRHRPAVVARRQAREGWAYAAPTALFVVVLFVLPILLVGQMSVSDWPLLAGNRGVNFPANYSDALGHRFFWESVVFTVKYTVIATVLLIGLGLGLALLVQESSRWTNALRTAILVPSALGLASASLLFYALYSPQVGPLSPLLRRLGIVDGPVSFLGSPDGALWSTVFLIVWRFAGFYMLLLMVGLQGIPHDVMEAARMDGANRWQIFSRVTLPLLRPSLALCTVLCVTGSLLAFDQFYILTKGGPDNSTLTVVQLIYNVAFQGQNDLGVAAALSIVVLAALVVVNVAQLRAMRAGQEG
- a CDS encoding glycoside hydrolase family 127 protein, which produces MTLSPTRRRAGTTSAPVVPSRGRLLPLGLDEVRITGGPWARRQDVNGTATLSHIEHWLEREGWLGNFDAAVRGTLPEDRRGREFSDSEVYKLLEAMAWELGRRPDDQLERRFAAIVRRVAAAQEPDGYVGTMFGRPGQQPRYSDLEWGHELYCQGHLMQAAVARVRTGHRDDLIVEVARRSADHVCATFGRDANAGVCGHPEIEVGLAELGRALDEPRYLEQARLFVERRGRGVLADIEWGRSYYQDDVPVRDATVFRGHAVRANYLAAGAIDVAVEHGDDALLASVTAQWHRTQARRTYVTGGQGSHHQDEAFGDDWVLPPDRAYSETCAGVGSVMVSWRLLLAEADPVYADAVERTLLNVVATSPSHDGRAFFYANTLHQRVPAEHASVDEISKRAEASLRAPWFEVSCCPPNVARTFASLAAYVATVDDGGLQLHQYAPCEIRTSLPDGSPVAVDVVTRYPDDGRVEISVLEAPDADWTLTLRVPAWSSEAFVAVDGAAPERVGPGSVRVSGARSGSVVTLELDVAPRFVAADPRIDAIRGCVAVQRGPEVLCLESVDLAPAGLDDVSAVAVDVSTPPRRTEDGVVVRVAAVRHDEAPWPYAPAAETPAERPVLGPATDVTLVPYHDWANRGPSTMRVWLPVL
- a CDS encoding carbohydrate ABC transporter permease, whose product is MTAPTLDRPTPSPTRRPAPRAPRTRLAGIALRTPYWVFTTALAVVFVYPLVWAGVASVSPQPGSSQVGGWGLGNYAALVDYQAGLWQYLLNSTIVAGLTVLFTMTVSLLGGYAFSRFRFPGRDVLFLVTLAILMVPYATLLIPLYVLLNTLGLQNSLLGLALVLTVFQLPFATFMMRISFDAVPRELDEAALVDGCSSFRALRTVMLPAVKPGIVTVGLFAFLASWNDFIAPLILISDTDRMPLPLAVANMRAQVMGIVDYGATEAGVVVLALPCIVLFLLLQRHYVRGFMSGALKG